From one Bos javanicus breed banteng chromosome 15, ARS-OSU_banteng_1.0, whole genome shotgun sequence genomic stretch:
- the LOC133261471 gene encoding olfactory receptor 8K3-like, whose protein sequence is MEPHNGTVLSEFILMGITDCPELQAPLFGLFLIIYVISVVGNFGMVILTKVDSRLQTPMYFFLRHLAFTDLGYSTTVGPKMLVNFVADQNKISYYFCATQLTFFLVFIISELFILAAMSYDRYVAICNPLLYPVVMSQRVCQVLVAMPYLYSIFESLLITVKIFDSSFCGYNAIRHFYCDSLPLLSLLCSNASEIGLIILISAGFNLIFSLLIVLVSYLLILASILRMSSAEGRQKAFSTCGSHLTVVTVFYGALIFMYVQPESHHSFDTDKMASIFYTLIIPMLNPLIYSLRNKDVKHALQSTWKRICNSFS, encoded by the coding sequence ATGGAACCACACAATGGAACAGTGCTGAGTGAATTCATCCTTATGGGAATCACAGACTGCCCTGAGCTGCAGGCTCCACTGTTTGGGCTCTTCCTCATCATCTACGTGATCTCTGTGGTGGGCAACTTTGGCATGGTCATCCTCACTAAGGTGGACTCCAGGCTGCAGAcacccatgtacttctttctcaggCACCTGGCTTTCACTGATCTTGGTTATTCAACAACCGTGGGCCCCAAAATGTTAGTAAATTTTGTGGCGGATCAAAATAAAATCTCCTATTACTTTTGTGCCACACAGCTCACTTTCTTTCTCGTGTTCATTATTAGTGAGCTTTTTATTCTGGCAGCAAtgtcctatgaccgctatgtggccatctgtaaccCTCTGCTCTACCCAGTGGTCATGTCGCAAAGGGTATGTCAAGTGCTGGTGGCAATGCCCTATTTGTATAGCATATTTGAGTCTCTTCTTATCACTGTAAAGATATTTGACTCATCATTCTGTGGTTATAATGCCATCAGACATTTCTACTGTGACAGTCTTCCCTTGTTATCTTTGCTCTGCTCAAATGCAAGTGAAATTGGACTGATTATTCTTATCTCAGCAggttttaatttgattttctctCTTCTGATAGTTCTCGTGTCTTACCTTCTTATTCTTGCATCCATTCTCAGGATGAGCTCTGCTGAAGGCAGGCAAAAGGCTTTTTCTACCTGTGGGTCTCACCTGACAGTGGTCACAGTGTTCTATGGGGCTTTAATATTCATGTATGTGCAACCAGAGTCCCACCATTCATTTGACACAGATAAAATGGCATCTATATTTTACACTCTCATTATCCCTATGCTAAATCCCTTGATCTACAGTTTGAGGAACAAAGATGTAAAACATGCCCTACAAagtacatggaaaagaatatgcaatTCTTTCTCTTAA